The Halomonas sp. THAF5a genome segment GATGACCGGGATCATGCCGCCCGGCCCGGGGCCCACTCGCTCTCGATCCTCGGTCGCACGGGGCTGTCGCGAGGATCAGTCGCGAGGGTCAGTCACGAAAGTTGTCGAACTGCAGGGGAAGGTCGGGGCCGCTCTCCCCGCGCAGCAGCGCCATGACGGCCTGGAGGTCGTCGCGCTTCTTGCCGGTGACGCGCACCTTCTCGCCCTGGATCTGGGCCTGGACCTTGAGCTTGCTCTCCTTGATGCGCTTGACGATGTCCTTGGCTTCCTTCTGGTCGAGGCCCTGCTTGAGGGTCACCTCCTGGCGGGCGCGCACCCCGGAGAGAACCGGC includes the following:
- a CDS encoding YajQ family cyclic di-GMP-binding protein, with translation MPSFDIVSEFDKHEASNAVDQANREIQSRFDFKGVTASFELGGDTVTLEAEVDFQLKQMLDVLRNKLIARGIDARCMDVEEPVLSGVRARQEVTLKQGLDQKEAKDIVKRIKESKLKVQAQIQGEKVRVTGKKRDDLQAVMALLRGESGPDLPLQFDNFRD